One window of the Pseudomonas sp. S04 genome contains the following:
- a CDS encoding ABC transporter permease, protein MSLAELQSLFLSPELLERYGPRFIDGLLVTAKLVAISFTLGALLGLLIALARLSGNRFLSRFAGVYVYFFRGSPLLAQLFMLYYGLGSFKGFWQDVGLWWFFRDAWFCTLLAFTLNTAAYQAEILRGSIMAVAQGQREACNALSLSRWTTFRKVVLPQSLLVAIGPLGNELILMIKASAIASLVTIYDLMGVTKLAFSRSFDFQIYLWAAVLYLLIVEVVRRSLKALEGRLGRHLQ, encoded by the coding sequence ATGAGCCTGGCTGAATTGCAGAGTCTGTTCCTCAGCCCTGAGTTGCTGGAACGTTATGGTCCACGCTTCATAGACGGCCTGTTGGTCACCGCCAAACTGGTGGCTATTTCCTTCACCCTCGGTGCCCTGCTCGGCCTGCTGATTGCCCTGGCGCGGTTGTCGGGCAACCGCTTTCTCAGCCGTTTTGCCGGCGTCTATGTGTACTTCTTCCGTGGCTCGCCGCTGCTGGCCCAACTGTTCATGCTGTATTACGGCCTGGGTTCGTTCAAAGGCTTCTGGCAGGACGTCGGCCTGTGGTGGTTCTTCCGTGACGCCTGGTTCTGCACCCTGCTGGCGTTCACCCTGAACACCGCGGCCTATCAGGCGGAGATCCTGCGGGGCAGCATCATGGCCGTGGCCCAGGGGCAACGCGAAGCCTGCAACGCCCTGAGCCTGTCGCGCTGGACCACCTTTCGCAAAGTCGTCCTGCCGCAATCGCTGCTGGTGGCCATCGGTCCCCTGGGCAACGAACTGATCCTGATGATCAAGGCCAGCGCCATTGCCTCGCTGGTGACCATCTACGACTTGATGGGGGTGACCAAACTGGCCTTCTCGCGCAGTTTCGACTTCCAGATCTACCTCTGGGCCGCGGTGCTGTACCTGCTGATCGTGGAAGTGGTGCGACGCAGCCTCAAAGCCCTGGAAGGCCGCCTCGGCCGCCACTTGCAGTAA
- a CDS encoding NAD(P)/FAD-dependent oxidoreductase produces MHCQTIVLGAGIVGVSTALQLQARGRQVVLIDRQQPGKGTSHGNAGLIERASVIPYSFPRELSSLLRYARNQQSDVRYSLKHLPKAGPWLLQYWRHSGAKGLAMATKAMLPLVERCVSEHDLLSTPAGMDHLIQAGGWVEAYSSIPAFFKAQQDAAALQRFGLNYQVLDRDELRARQPGLHSSVIGGIHWLDPKTVSDPGGLTRGYAELFVERGGVFVLGDALSLRQGEGKWQVQTEQGLVLGDEAVVALGPQARGVFEPLGYKIPLAIKRGYHMHYAALPGSCLQQPLLDPIGGYVLAPMVGGVRLTTGIEFADSDDPINEIQLRRCEELARKFYPLGERLDAEPWLGRRPCLPDMCPVIGPAARHPGLWFNFGHAHHGLTLGPVCGRLLAEMMTGATPFTDPAPYSAERFH; encoded by the coding sequence ATGCATTGCCAAACCATCGTTCTGGGCGCCGGGATTGTCGGCGTCAGTACCGCCCTCCAGTTACAGGCCCGTGGCCGCCAGGTGGTGCTTATCGACCGCCAGCAGCCGGGCAAAGGCACCAGCCACGGCAACGCCGGGCTGATCGAGCGCGCCAGCGTGATTCCCTATTCGTTCCCCCGCGAGCTGTCGAGCCTGCTGCGCTACGCCCGCAACCAGCAATCGGACGTGCGCTACAGCCTCAAGCACCTGCCCAAGGCCGGTCCCTGGTTGCTGCAATACTGGCGGCACTCCGGGGCCAAGGGCCTGGCCATGGCGACCAAGGCCATGCTGCCGCTGGTGGAACGTTGTGTCAGTGAACATGACCTGCTCTCGACGCCGGCCGGCATGGACCATCTGATCCAGGCCGGCGGCTGGGTCGAGGCCTACAGCTCGATCCCGGCTTTCTTCAAGGCGCAACAGGACGCCGCAGCACTGCAGCGCTTTGGCCTCAATTACCAGGTGCTCGACCGCGACGAACTGCGGGCACGCCAACCCGGCCTGCACAGCAGCGTGATCGGTGGCATCCACTGGCTCGATCCCAAGACCGTCAGCGATCCCGGCGGCCTGACCCGTGGCTACGCCGAACTGTTCGTCGAACGCGGCGGCGTGTTTGTCCTCGGCGATGCCCTCTCCCTGCGCCAGGGCGAAGGCAAATGGCAGGTGCAGACCGAGCAGGGCCTGGTGCTCGGCGACGAAGCCGTGGTCGCCCTCGGTCCGCAAGCCCGGGGCGTCTTCGAACCCCTGGGCTACAAGATTCCGCTGGCGATCAAGCGCGGCTATCACATGCACTATGCCGCCCTGCCAGGCAGTTGCCTGCAACAACCCTTGCTCGACCCTATCGGCGGTTACGTGCTGGCGCCGATGGTGGGTGGCGTGCGCCTGACCACCGGGATCGAGTTCGCCGACAGTGACGACCCGATCAACGAAATCCAGTTGCGCCGCTGCGAAGAGCTGGCGCGCAAGTTCTACCCGCTGGGCGAGCGCCTGGACGCCGAACCCTGGCTGGGCCGCCGCCCGTGCCTGCCGGACATGTGCCCGGTGATCGGCCCGGCAGCGCGGCACCCGGGCCTGTGGTTCAACTTCGGCCACGCCCACCACGGCCTGACCCTCGGCCCGGTCTGCGGCCGTTTGCTGGCCGAAATGATGACCGGTGCCACCCCGTTCACCGACCCTGCCCCTTACAGCGCCGAGCGCTTCCATTGA
- a CDS encoding amino acid ABC transporter ATP-binding protein yields MPALSARIDTPLAVQPDTRKVVVDIAALNKFYGAFHVLHDINLQVREGERIVLCGPSGSGKSTLIRCINRLEIAEKGRILVNDTDLSQNTREAAKVRSEVGMVFQHFNLFPHMSVLDNCTLAPISVRGLSRKKAEELAEHFLHKVGIASQAGKYPSQLSGGQQQRVAIARALCMEPKIMLFDEPTSALDPEMVSEVLDVMVKLAGSGMTMLCVTHEMGFARQVAERVLFLDGGQIIEDAPPEDFFNAPKSPRAKAFLAQIVH; encoded by the coding sequence ATGCCTGCCCTCTCTGCCCGTATCGATACGCCGCTGGCCGTGCAACCCGACACCCGTAAGGTGGTGGTGGATATCGCCGCCCTGAACAAGTTCTATGGCGCCTTCCATGTCTTGCACGACATCAACCTGCAAGTGCGCGAAGGCGAACGCATCGTCCTGTGCGGGCCTTCCGGCTCGGGTAAATCGACCCTGATCCGCTGCATCAACCGCCTGGAAATCGCCGAGAAAGGCCGGATCCTGGTGAATGACACCGACCTGTCCCAGAACACCCGCGAGGCGGCCAAGGTGCGCAGCGAAGTGGGCATGGTGTTCCAGCATTTCAATCTGTTCCCGCACATGAGCGTGCTCGACAACTGCACCCTGGCGCCGATCTCGGTGCGTGGCCTGAGCCGCAAGAAAGCCGAGGAACTGGCCGAGCACTTCCTGCACAAAGTCGGGATCGCCAGCCAGGCCGGCAAGTACCCCAGCCAGCTCTCCGGCGGCCAGCAACAGCGCGTGGCCATCGCCCGGGCGTTGTGCATGGAACCGAAAATCATGCTGTTCGACGAGCCCACTTCGGCGCTCGACCCGGAGATGGTCAGCGAAGTGCTGGACGTGATGGTGAAACTGGCTGGCAGCGGCATGACCATGCTCTGCGTGACCCACGAGATGGGGTTTGCCCGGCAAGTGGCCGAGCGCGTGCTGTTTCTCGACGGTGGCCAGATCATCGAGGACGCCCCGCCGGAAGACTTCTTCAACGCCCCGAAAAGCCCACGGGCCAAGGCCTTCCTGGCGCAGATCGTGCATTGA
- a CDS encoding DUF2986 domain-containing protein produces MNRRKKIKQLLKAHAKKASAKLAPVNKDKYISKADRLKLAAEASQDPSSPVES; encoded by the coding sequence ATGAATCGCCGTAAGAAAATCAAGCAGCTGTTAAAAGCCCACGCGAAAAAGGCCAGCGCCAAGCTGGCCCCAGTCAACAAGGACAAGTACATCAGCAAAGCCGACCGCTTGAAGCTGGCGGCTGAAGCCAGTCAGGATCCAAGCAGCCCGGTCGAGAGCTGA
- a CDS encoding VOC family protein produces MVSKNTICLWFNGDALDAATFYAKTFPDSTVGAAHRAPGDYPAGKQGDVLTVEFNVMGIPCLGLNGGPAFKHNEAFSFQVATDDQAETDRLWDAIVGNGGEASACGWCKDRWGLSWQITPRVLTAAFTHPDRAVAKRAFAAMMEMGKIDVAAIEAAIKG; encoded by the coding sequence ATGGTCAGCAAAAATACGATCTGTCTGTGGTTCAACGGCGATGCCCTGGACGCCGCGACCTTCTACGCCAAGACCTTCCCCGACAGCACGGTGGGCGCTGCGCATCGTGCGCCCGGCGACTACCCGGCGGGCAAGCAGGGCGATGTGTTGACGGTGGAGTTCAATGTGATGGGCATCCCTTGCCTGGGATTGAACGGCGGGCCGGCGTTCAAGCATAACGAGGCGTTTTCGTTCCAGGTCGCGACTGACGATCAGGCCGAAACCGACCGCCTGTGGGACGCGATTGTCGGCAACGGCGGCGAGGCCAGCGCCTGCGGCTGGTGCAAGGACCGCTGGGGACTGTCGTGGCAGATCACTCCGCGAGTGCTCACGGCGGCCTTCACCCACCCCGACCGAGCGGTGGCCAAGCGCGCCTTCGCGGCAATGATGGAGATGGGCAAAATCGATGTCGCCGCCATTGAGGCCGCGATCAAGGGTTAA
- a CDS encoding acyl carrier protein phosphodiesterase, translating to MNYLAHLHLGGQEPEQLLGSLYGDFVKGALAGRFSARTEEAINLHRKIDVFTDSHPVVRRALGRFTVTRRRYAGIALDMFFDHCLARDWDRYAETTLDAFSKRVYTVLRSEADLPERLARIAPLIISEDWLGAYRDFSMIGHGLDVISERLSGPENLHDAFEELTNLYLPLSSDFEELYPSLMRFAKCGPAI from the coding sequence ATGAACTACCTCGCACATCTCCATTTAGGTGGTCAGGAGCCAGAACAGTTGCTGGGAAGCCTCTATGGAGATTTCGTGAAAGGAGCGCTTGCAGGTCGCTTTTCTGCCAGGACTGAAGAAGCGATCAACCTTCATCGCAAGATTGACGTCTTCACTGATTCCCATCCTGTCGTCAGAAGGGCCTTAGGCCGGTTCACTGTCACGCGACGTAGATATGCGGGCATTGCGCTCGACATGTTTTTCGATCACTGCCTGGCTCGGGATTGGGACCGATACGCCGAGACAACCTTGGATGCGTTCTCTAAAAGGGTTTACACCGTTCTAAGGAGCGAAGCCGATTTGCCCGAGCGCCTGGCTCGGATTGCGCCATTGATCATTTCTGAAGACTGGCTTGGAGCGTACAGGGACTTTTCAATGATCGGCCACGGACTAGACGTTATATCCGAACGTTTATCCGGGCCTGAGAACCTACATGACGCTTTTGAAGAACTGACAAACCTGTATTTACCGCTCAGTTCAGATTTCGAAGAGCTTTATCCGTCGCTGATGCGATTTGCGAAGTGTGGTCCGGCGATTTGA
- a CDS encoding carboxymuconolactone decarboxylase family protein, with the protein MQDWKQTRNDINTRLVELNSLSPETMKGMAALGAAGGKTNHLDAKTRELISLAVAVTTRCDGCIAFHAAQAKKLGITSEEVAEALGVAINMNAGAALVYSTHVLDAFDKS; encoded by the coding sequence ATGCAAGATTGGAAGCAAACCCGCAACGACATCAACACTCGCCTCGTTGAACTCAATAGCCTATCCCCAGAAACCATGAAAGGCATGGCTGCGCTGGGCGCCGCTGGCGGAAAGACCAACCACCTGGACGCCAAAACCCGCGAACTGATATCCCTGGCCGTGGCCGTGACCACCCGCTGCGACGGTTGCATTGCCTTCCACGCAGCGCAAGCCAAGAAACTCGGTATCACCAGTGAAGAGGTAGCCGAAGCACTGGGCGTAGCCATCAACATGAACGCTGGTGCCGCGCTGGTTTACAGCACTCACGTCCTTGACGCGTTCGACAAATCCTGA
- a CDS encoding alkene reductase — MNKLFTPYDLSGITLKNRVVMAPMTRTRTLDNVPNESTALYYAQRASAGLLITEGLPISDEARGYLYTPGIYAEGHLPGWRQVTEEVHAKDGKIFAQLWHVGRMSHQSVHGMVPVSSGTVPAVDTTVYAWVEPGKSGPVQPSAPRALKTDEVKRVIADFVKSARMAIDAGFDGIEIMAANGFLFDQFLSSALNTRTDQYGGSIANRQRFLLETIDAIAAEIGGSKVGVRFSPFGRLYDFGVYEGEEETWMSMAAALNDRELAFVHLNYQPTILAAQTPPGFGAAFRETYKGTLMAAGGFTKEIAESELAKSELDLIAFGTAYIANPDLVERMQNDWPLAEGDRATYYGVSGSIEKGYTDYPEYTAAYA; from the coding sequence ATGAACAAGTTGTTCACCCCGTACGATTTGTCCGGTATTACGCTCAAAAACCGTGTTGTCATGGCGCCAATGACTCGCACCCGAACGCTGGACAATGTTCCCAACGAATCCACCGCTCTGTATTACGCGCAACGCGCTTCCGCCGGCCTTCTGATCACTGAAGGTTTGCCGATTTCCGACGAGGCCCGTGGCTACCTCTACACACCGGGTATTTATGCCGAAGGACACCTGCCCGGCTGGCGTCAGGTCACCGAAGAAGTGCATGCCAAAGATGGGAAAATTTTCGCGCAGTTGTGGCACGTAGGTCGCATGTCTCATCAGTCGGTACATGGCATGGTGCCGGTCTCCTCGGGGACTGTGCCTGCCGTGGATACCACAGTGTATGCATGGGTCGAGCCAGGTAAATCAGGCCCGGTTCAACCCAGCGCACCTCGTGCATTGAAAACTGACGAAGTGAAACGCGTCATCGCGGACTTCGTAAAGTCTGCGCGCATGGCGATTGACGCCGGTTTTGACGGTATCGAAATCATGGCCGCCAACGGCTTCCTGTTCGATCAGTTCCTGAGCAGCGCCCTAAATACCCGCACTGACCAGTACGGTGGCTCCATCGCTAATCGTCAGCGCTTCTTACTGGAAACCATCGACGCAATTGCGGCTGAAATTGGCGGTTCGAAAGTCGGCGTACGTTTCTCCCCATTCGGCCGCCTTTATGACTTCGGTGTGTACGAAGGCGAAGAAGAAACCTGGATGAGCATGGCGGCTGCGCTCAACGATCGCGAACTGGCGTTCGTTCACCTGAACTACCAGCCGACCATCCTTGCCGCGCAAACACCACCTGGTTTCGGCGCGGCATTCCGCGAGACCTACAAAGGCACCTTGATGGCCGCCGGCGGCTTCACCAAAGAGATCGCAGAGTCGGAACTGGCCAAGAGTGAACTGGACCTGATCGCCTTCGGCACGGCCTACATTGCCAATCCTGATCTGGTAGAGCGGATGCAAAACGATTGGCCACTTGCTGAGGGTGATCGTGCAACCTACTACGGCGTGAGTGGTTCGATTGAAAAGGGTTACACCGACTATCCGGAATATACAGCGGCCTATGCCTGA
- a CDS encoding tautomerase family protein: MPLVTIKGIEGVFSDEQKAEVIRKVTDVMVSVEGENMRALTWVIFEEVKSGDWGIAGNPVTAQEVLKLQAGK, translated from the coding sequence ATGCCACTCGTAACGATCAAAGGTATTGAAGGCGTTTTCTCCGATGAGCAAAAAGCCGAGGTCATTCGCAAAGTGACTGACGTCATGGTGTCGGTGGAAGGCGAAAACATGCGCGCCCTCACTTGGGTCATCTTTGAAGAGGTCAAGAGCGGAGATTGGGGCATTGCCGGCAATCCCGTGACTGCGCAGGAAGTATTGAAGCTGCAAGCCGGTAAATAA
- the kefF gene encoding glutathione-regulated potassium-efflux system oxidoreductase KefF, translated as MILIIYAHPYPEKSNVNKLMLRLAANNSDVVIRSLYDLYPDFNIDVEAEQKAVEQADLLVLQHPLYWYSYPPLLKLWIDKVFTKGWAYGEGAAALTNKHLLWAVTTGGEHDHFNIGDNPGFAVLAQPLQATASYCEMRWLSPVAVHGAYRADENALLSQVRDYSARLTSWRDE; from the coding sequence GTGATTCTGATCATCTATGCCCATCCTTACCCTGAGAAATCTAACGTCAACAAGTTGATGCTCAGGCTCGCTGCCAATAATTCCGATGTCGTCATCCGCTCCCTTTACGACCTGTATCCCGATTTCAACATTGATGTCGAAGCTGAACAGAAGGCTGTTGAGCAAGCAGACCTGCTGGTTTTGCAACATCCCCTTTATTGGTACAGCTACCCACCTCTTTTAAAGCTGTGGATCGACAAAGTGTTCACTAAGGGCTGGGCTTATGGCGAGGGCGCTGCCGCTCTCACAAACAAACACCTGCTATGGGCTGTGACTACGGGAGGAGAGCACGATCACTTCAATATCGGCGACAACCCTGGGTTCGCCGTGCTCGCCCAACCCCTTCAAGCAACAGCCAGTTACTGCGAGATGCGCTGGCTAAGTCCAGTTGCTGTCCATGGCGCCTACAGAGCTGATGAAAATGCGCTGCTCTCACAAGTGCGTGATTACAGCGCACGCCTCACCTCGTGGAGGGATGAATGA
- the kefC gene encoding glutathione-regulated potassium-efflux system protein KefC has protein sequence MDTHSLIEMLIYLGSAALIVPIAVRSGLGPVLGYLLAGCLIGPWGLKLVTDVESILHFAEIGVVLMLFIIGLELDPKRLWAMRRMVFGGGALQMLACGLAIAVFCAALGLNWTAALLVGLTLSLSSTAIAMQAMNERNMIPTAVGRSSFAVLLFQDIAAIPLVAMIPLLAANGGTPSGAELALSIAKVVGAIVSVVLLGKYVSRPVLRFVARSGLREIFSAVALFLVFGFGLLLEEAGLSMAMGAFLAGVLLASSEYRHALESDIEPFKGLLLGLFFIGVGMSIDFGTLIDAPLKVLTLTLGFILIKLLVIKLLGRFLSVPTEQRSWQAVFLGQGSEFAFVVFGAATVAGILVDPWGKSLTLAVALSMCVTPLLILVLNRLESANKRGNQEADTIEQSNPRVIIAGFGRFGQIAGRLLMSCGFEVVVLDHDPDHIETLRKFGVKVFYGDATRIDLLHAAGAAQAVVLINAIDNQEDNLALTRLAQEHFPSLKLVVRARDMGHIITLRQMGIEAVERETFESALSLGRRALEQLGIGRYEARERADRFRRLNLEMLEEMAAQPEDDTEFKYDAYKRANALLTEIFNEDLAHPFDNGPGKTPPAIKGRNVPD, from the coding sequence ATGGACACTCATAGCCTGATCGAAATGCTCATCTACCTAGGCTCAGCAGCATTGATTGTGCCCATCGCCGTGCGGTCGGGATTGGGCCCCGTGTTGGGCTATCTACTGGCTGGCTGCCTGATAGGCCCATGGGGCTTGAAGCTAGTGACGGATGTGGAGTCCATCCTGCATTTTGCTGAAATCGGCGTGGTCTTGATGCTGTTCATCATTGGTCTTGAACTTGACCCGAAACGACTTTGGGCCATGCGCCGTATGGTGTTCGGTGGCGGTGCGCTGCAAATGCTTGCGTGTGGTCTCGCAATTGCCGTGTTTTGCGCGGCACTGGGCTTGAACTGGACGGCCGCACTGTTGGTGGGATTAACGCTGAGTCTCTCGTCGACCGCCATTGCCATGCAGGCCATGAACGAACGAAACATGATCCCAACTGCCGTGGGTCGCAGCAGTTTTGCCGTGCTGTTGTTTCAGGACATCGCGGCGATTCCACTGGTGGCAATGATTCCTTTGTTGGCCGCAAATGGTGGCACCCCTTCCGGCGCTGAACTCGCGCTGTCCATCGCAAAAGTCGTCGGTGCGATCGTCTCGGTGGTGCTCCTGGGTAAGTACGTTTCCCGCCCAGTCCTGCGCTTCGTCGCGCGCTCGGGCTTGCGTGAAATCTTCAGTGCCGTTGCGCTGTTTCTGGTGTTCGGGTTCGGCTTGTTGCTGGAGGAGGCTGGATTATCCATGGCCATGGGTGCCTTTCTCGCGGGTGTCCTGTTAGCGAGCTCGGAATATCGACACGCACTTGAAAGCGACATCGAGCCATTTAAGGGGCTGCTGCTCGGTCTGTTCTTTATCGGCGTGGGCATGTCGATCGATTTCGGCACGCTGATCGATGCACCATTGAAAGTCTTGACGCTGACCTTGGGTTTTATCCTGATCAAGCTGCTGGTGATCAAACTCCTTGGTCGCTTCTTGAGTGTCCCCACTGAACAACGCTCTTGGCAGGCGGTGTTTCTGGGTCAAGGCAGTGAGTTCGCTTTCGTCGTGTTTGGCGCAGCAACCGTTGCCGGAATTCTGGTCGACCCTTGGGGCAAAAGCCTGACCTTGGCGGTGGCGTTATCCATGTGTGTCACACCGCTGCTGATCTTGGTGCTTAATCGACTGGAATCCGCAAATAAACGGGGTAACCAGGAAGCGGACACCATCGAACAGAGCAATCCTCGGGTGATCATCGCCGGCTTTGGTCGATTCGGCCAAATCGCCGGCCGACTACTGATGTCATGTGGGTTTGAAGTCGTAGTACTGGATCACGATCCCGATCATATCGAGACGTTGCGCAAGTTCGGAGTCAAGGTGTTCTACGGCGATGCGACCCGCATCGATTTGCTCCACGCTGCCGGCGCAGCGCAGGCAGTGGTGCTGATCAACGCAATCGACAATCAGGAAGACAACCTGGCACTCACCAGGCTGGCTCAGGAGCATTTTCCATCTCTGAAGCTGGTGGTACGTGCTCGCGACATGGGGCACATCATCACCCTCCGCCAGATGGGGATTGAGGCAGTTGAGAGGGAAACTTTCGAGAGTGCTTTGTCCTTGGGACGCAGAGCGCTGGAGCAGCTTGGGATCGGGCGCTACGAGGCTCGAGAGCGCGCGGATAGATTCCGCCGATTGAATCTGGAGATGCTTGAAGAAATGGCGGCCCAACCCGAAGACGACACCGAGTTTAAGTACGACGCCTACAAGCGCGCTAATGCGCTGCTGACAGAAATATTCAATGAAGATCTTGCTCACCCGTTCGATAACGGGCCGGGAAAAACTCCACCTGCAATCAAGGGCAGAAACGTACCAGACTAA
- a CDS encoding thioredoxin family protein, which produces MSRIVELSAPKFARFIAKGSSVVLFSASWCKPCQEMKPIFHALEEKLHALAVFGKIDVAVSPTIAQMYGIRAVPSLAVFHQGRLLRVMPGSRSVSALKKVILAELEEAR; this is translated from the coding sequence ATGAGCCGTATCGTTGAGTTGAGCGCTCCAAAGTTCGCTCGATTTATTGCAAAAGGCAGCAGCGTTGTGCTGTTTTCAGCGTCCTGGTGTAAGCCTTGTCAGGAGATGAAGCCGATCTTTCATGCGCTGGAGGAAAAGCTTCACGCCTTGGCAGTATTTGGGAAGATAGACGTCGCGGTGTCGCCGACGATTGCGCAAATGTATGGCATTCGCGCGGTGCCGTCTTTGGCGGTCTTCCATCAGGGCCGACTTTTGCGGGTCATGCCTGGGTCTCGGTCCGTCTCTGCCTTGAAGAAGGTAATACTGGCGGAGCTGGAAGAGGCTCGTTAA
- a CDS encoding DsbA family oxidoreductase, with protein sequence MQTTSKKYVVDIWSDFVCPWCWVAKRRFEKALDRFEEKDAVQINIRAYRLAANHTPEPMIAALKRKLGNADTAEAMMSTVLKYGKADGLDYRFATMQFGDTADAHVLVKAVEEPTVKKRLMEALYEQSTTHGKSLFDRSSLEAIAREVGVSEESIQLAWSSVEIRVEMEEDEHFAAQLGSGVPMFVFNNEFSLSGAQPEAVFLEALNKMQAKVQVKEEDFAGQVCGIDGCKV encoded by the coding sequence ATGCAAACCACTTCGAAAAAATACGTAGTCGATATCTGGTCTGATTTTGTTTGCCCTTGGTGCTGGGTCGCAAAGCGTCGCTTTGAAAAAGCGCTGGATCGCTTTGAAGAAAAAGACGCAGTTCAGATAAATATTCGTGCTTATCGCTTGGCGGCGAACCACACACCTGAACCCATGATTGCTGCTCTAAAGCGCAAGCTCGGGAACGCAGACACCGCTGAAGCGATGATGAGTACCGTACTCAAATACGGTAAAGCAGACGGCCTTGATTACCGCTTTGCGACTATGCAGTTTGGCGATACCGCAGACGCTCATGTGCTGGTCAAGGCAGTTGAAGAACCGACAGTGAAAAAGCGTCTCATGGAAGCGTTGTACGAACAAAGCACTACCCATGGCAAGTCACTGTTTGATCGCTCCAGTCTGGAGGCGATTGCGCGGGAAGTGGGCGTGTCGGAAGAATCGATCCAGCTAGCATGGTCATCCGTAGAAATACGCGTTGAGATGGAAGAGGACGAGCACTTCGCTGCGCAATTGGGATCGGGCGTGCCGATGTTCGTCTTCAACAACGAGTTCTCGCTGTCCGGCGCTCAGCCTGAGGCCGTTTTTCTCGAAGCGCTGAATAAGATGCAAGCAAAGGTACAGGTCAAGGAAGAGGATTTTGCAGGACAAGTCTGCGGTATCGATGGCTGCAAAGTTTGA
- a CDS encoding TetR/AcrR family transcriptional regulator: MSITTKAALLNVAQIQMRSRGYSAFSYADLAAQIGIRKASIHHHFPTKECLGAELIRDYIHRFTETLGSIEIRHPDPLLRLREFSRLFVVSAHDGLLPLCGALAAEMAALPISLQELTRDFFESQLDWLTATLNDAVQLHHWLLDKPVEEYAFMLLSTLEGSSLIDWALGRSTYPLAGFDHLLESLAMRSSFLLAG; the protein is encoded by the coding sequence ATGTCTATCACGACAAAAGCCGCACTGTTGAATGTCGCGCAAATACAGATGCGCTCCAGAGGTTACTCAGCGTTCAGTTACGCCGACCTAGCAGCACAGATCGGAATCAGGAAAGCCAGTATTCATCATCACTTCCCGACCAAGGAATGTCTGGGCGCGGAATTGATCAGGGATTACATCCATCGATTCACAGAGACGCTTGGCTCGATAGAAATCAGGCATCCCGATCCGCTGTTGCGGCTACGTGAGTTTTCGCGGCTGTTCGTCGTCAGCGCCCATGACGGGCTGCTGCCGTTGTGTGGTGCATTGGCGGCAGAAATGGCCGCATTGCCCATCTCGCTGCAAGAGCTCACTCGGGATTTTTTTGAGTCTCAGCTCGACTGGCTGACGGCCACCCTCAATGACGCAGTCCAACTGCACCACTGGTTGCTGGATAAACCCGTTGAGGAATACGCCTTCATGCTGCTGAGCACGCTAGAGGGCTCAAGCCTCATCGATTGGGCATTGGGCCGATCAACCTACCCTTTAGCTGGCTTTGACCATTTGCTTGAGTCGCTGGCAATGCGGTCTTCATTTCTTCTCGCAGGATGA